A window from Chloroflexota bacterium encodes these proteins:
- a CDS encoding phosphoribosyltransferase, with amino-acid sequence MIHLTWEDIEELVARLVADLPRDYDLLLVVTRGGMVPACLISEQTDIRNIVAAAVMFYTGVGDTLPDPVFLQFPSDPLLHNKRILIVDDVWDSGRTVVAVKQRIAAAGGKADLAVLHYKPANSKFDDTPDYYAEKTDAWIVYPWDPVRAKPPVGTPAWKLDRETSAP; translated from the coding sequence GTGATTCACCTGACCTGGGAAGATATCGAGGAGCTGGTGGCTCGGCTGGTGGCCGACCTGCCACGAGATTACGATCTCCTGCTGGTCGTGACCCGAGGCGGCATGGTGCCCGCCTGCCTCATCAGCGAGCAGACCGACATTCGGAACATCGTCGCGGCGGCCGTCATGTTCTACACCGGCGTCGGCGATACCCTGCCGGACCCCGTCTTCCTCCAGTTCCCGTCCGATCCGTTGCTGCACAACAAGCGCATCCTGATCGTGGACGATGTCTGGGATTCCGGGCGGACGGTCGTGGCCGTCAAGCAGCGGATCGCGGCGGCCGGCGGCAAGGCCGACCTTGCGGTGCTGCACTACAAGCCGGCCAACTCGAAGTTTGACGACACACCGGACTACTACGCCGAGAAGACGGACGCCTGGATCGTCTACCCGTGGGATCCGGTGCGCGCGAAGCCACCCGTCGGGACGCCCGCCTGGAAGCTGGACCGCGAGACGAGCGCTCCCTGA